GGGCGGGGCGGCCGATCTTCGCCATCGCGCCGCGCGGCGGAGCGGTGGAGGCGTGGCTGGGCCGGACGGGAGCGGGCGTGTGCGCGCCCGCGGAGGATCCCGATGCGTGGGCCCCGCGGCTGGCCGAGTTTCTCGAAGGGATCGACCGTTTCCGGCCGGTGGGGGGCGAGGAATTCCACCGTCGCGTTCAGGCGCAGCGGCTGGCCGCGATCCTGAACGAGGCGCGGGGGGGCGCATGACGACCGTGCCGGCCGACAAGGCGACCCTGATCCGGAACACGGCGTATGCGGCGGCCGCCCACGCCGTGGGGTTTCTCGTTCCTCTCCTTCTGACGCCGTACGTGGTGCGCCGCGTCGGGTGGGAGGCCTACGGCGTATGGGTGGCGCTTTCGGCGCTGGGCGCCTGGTTGAGCCGGTACGACGCGGGGTTGTGGGCGGCGGTGGCACGGGACGTCGCGGACCGGCGGGCGCGGGGGGATCAGGAGGGATTGCGCCGGGTGAGCGTGGCCTGGATCTTCTTCGATGGGGCCGCCGGCGCGGCCGTTGCGGGGTCCGCCGTCCTGTTCGGACCGACCCTCGTGCGCGCGGTCGTTCCGGCGGCGGATCCCCGGGGGGCGCAGACGCTCTTTCTCCTGGTGGCCGTCCAGGCCGCGCTCACGCCGCCGCTGCGTCATCTCATGCAGACGCTGCACGGCCTTCAGCGGCTGGATTGGGCGCAGGGAATGTCCGCCGTGATGACGCTTCTTTCGGCGGTAAGCCTGGTGGCTTTTCTCGAGAGCGGATGGGGGCTGACGGGAGTGGCGGTCAATGGTCTGGCCTTCACGGTTCTCCAGATCGGGGTGCTGGCGGTTCTGGCCCTGCGGGCGGGCTATCCCCTCGGGGGCGGCCCGCGGCTGTTTCGGCCGGCGGTTCTGAGGCGGCTCATCGGCTTCGGGTGGAAACTCGAGGCCGATCAGGCGATCCAGCAGGCGCTTCGGAGCGACCGGATCTTCCTGAGCGCGGCCGGCCTTCCGGCCGCCGGGGTGGCGCAGTATCAGGTGGGAGCGGCGGTCGCGGACCGGCTGGTCGCCTCCGTGGCGGTCCTGTCGTCGGCGGTGCTTCCGGCGGCGTCCGACTGGGCGGCGCGGGGCCGGCGGGACCGGCTGGTTCAGCTGCTCATGAAGGGAACCCGGTACCATGCGCTGGCGGCGTTCGGGCTGCTGGGCTTTGCGGCGCTCTTCGCGGAGGAGCTCCTGGTGCTCTGGCTGGGGGAGCGGCTTCCGGGGGCGGCGGAAGTTCTGCGGATTTTCGCATGGGGAGGGTTTGCGCAGGCGGCCGTCTGCTGCGCCCAGGCGCTGGGGCCGGCTCTGGGGCGCCCGGGGCTTTCGGCCCTCTCCAGCGCCGCGGGGCTGGCCGCCGCCGGCGCGCTTTACATCCTCTGGGGCCAACGCTATGATTACCGGGGCATGGCCTGGGCGGTGTCCGCCGGCCTGGTCCTGATTCAGGTCGTGTTCGTACTCGGGTTTCGCGGGGTGATGACCTTCAGCTGGAGAGAGTTCCTGGGGAACGCGCTTTTCAAGCCGGCGGCGCTCGCGCTGCCTCTGGGGGGCGTCTACGCCGTGTGGAGGCTGGCGGCGCCCCACCTGCCGGCGGTGGACACGCGGGCGGCGGCCGCGGCGGTGCTGGTCCCCGCGTTCCTGGCGGCGGTCGCGGCGTCGGCCGGGACGGCCCGTTTGCTGCGCCTCCTGGACGCGGACGACTGGAGTGCCCTTCGGTTTCTCGGACGCCGATTCACGCCATGAAAATCCTTTACCTTTCCGACATCCTCAACATCCACGACGAGCGGCTCCTGACGCAGTTTCGGGGCGCCGGGCACGACGTGACGTTGCTCACCTTCTTCCACCGCGCGCCGGAGCTGCCCAAGTTCGTCCGCGACCTCAAGGTCATTCATGAGCGGTACGCCACGTACCCGGACGGGGCCGGGGCGAGCCGCTGGCGGCTCATCCGGGCGGTCGAGTACCGCCGGGACGAAGCCCGCGCGTGCCTGAAAATCAAGGACGTCCTGCGGCAGAACCGGTTCGACGTGGTGTTCGCCAACTGGGCGCTCACGTCGGGCTACGTGGCGGCCCATGCGGGCGCGCGGCCGCTGGCGCTTTTCCCGTGGGGGTCGGACATCCTCGTCTGGCCGAAGCTTCACCGGGGCTTCGCGGAGCGCGCGGTGAAGGCCCTGCGCACGGCGGACCTCGTGGTCTGCAACTCGAAGACCGCCGCGGAGGAGGCCAAGCGTCTGGCGCGGCTGCGTCCCGACCGGGTCGAGGTTCTGCCGATCGAGCTGGACGCGGCGCGTTTCGAGCCGCGTCCGCGCAACGACGAGCTCCGGGCGCACTGGGGCCTGGGGGACAGGGCGGTGGTGCTCTCCACCCGCCCGCTCAAGGAGCTCTACGACCATCCCACGCTTCTGGCGGCCCTCGCCCGGCCCGGCATGGAGAAATTCGCCGCCGTTTTCGTGGGGGACGGCAATCTTCGCGCCGATCTCGAACGCAAGGCGCAGGATCTCAAGGTCGCCGACCGCGTCCGCTTCGTCGGCCTCGTGGAGAACGAGCGGATTCCGGAGTATCTGGCCGCGGCGGATCTCTACGTGACCTGTTCCCGCAGCGACAGCGCGTCGCTCGGATTGCTCGAGGCCATGGCGATGGCCATCCCCGTGGTCGCCAGCGACATTCCCGCCAACCGCGAGTGGGTGGCGCCCGGCCAGTCGGGATGGCTCTTTCCGGTGGGCGATTCGGAGGCGCTGGCCGGGGCGCTTTCGGCCGCGATGGCCGACGACAAGAACCGCCAGGAAGTGGCGCTCCGCGGCCGGGCGATCGCGCTGGCCCGGGCGGATTCCCGCAAGAACTTCCCGAAGCTCCTGGCGCGGATCGAGGCTCTGGCGCACGCCCCGCGGGTCCGGTCGTAGAATATCCGTAGGCCCGTCGCCCGGGCCGGGATGAAGATCCTCTACCTGACCTTCGACGATCTGACCGCTCCCTATGCGTGGACGGTGCACGTGCGCGCCGTCGTCAACGGCCTGGTGGCCCGGGGGCACGCGGTGCGGCTGGTCGCCCCGGGCGGCCGGGCGCCCGGCGTGAAGGCGCCGTGCGACCCGGTGGGGCCGGGGGCGTTTCATCACCTCGTCGGCTCGCTCGGAGCCTTCGTTCGGAGCGGCCGCGCGTTCGGCCCGGAGGTCGTCTACGTGCGGGGCGTTCATGCCACCGTGACGCCGGCCCTGGCGGCCCGGCGGCTCGGACGTCCCCTGGTCGTCGAGATCAACGGACTCCTCGAGGAAGAAGCTCCGTCCGGATGGCGCCGCGGGGCG
This genomic stretch from Planctomycetota bacterium harbors:
- a CDS encoding glycosyltransferase, with the translated sequence MKILYLSDILNIHDERLLTQFRGAGHDVTLLTFFHRAPELPKFVRDLKVIHERYATYPDGAGASRWRLIRAVEYRRDEARACLKIKDVLRQNRFDVVFANWALTSGYVAAHAGARPLALFPWGSDILVWPKLHRGFAERAVKALRTADLVVCNSKTAAEEAKRLARLRPDRVEVLPIELDAARFEPRPRNDELRAHWGLGDRAVVLSTRPLKELYDHPTLLAALARPGMEKFAAVFVGDGNLRADLERKAQDLKVADRVRFVGLVENERIPEYLAAADLYVTCSRSDSASLGLLEAMAMAIPVVASDIPANREWVAPGQSGWLFPVGDSEALAGALSAAMADDKNRQEVALRGRAIALARADSRKNFPKLLARIEALAHAPRVRS